In Sphingomonas sp. R1, a single genomic region encodes these proteins:
- a CDS encoding endonuclease/exonuclease/phosphatase family protein — translation MSATYWKLANGDLVQDWSNTGLLGTNDSWDNVPSIVGFRGDGLTSGTGTDPRTITASSTVVDVNVNQTNPLTFNTGGVTEFQLANPVVALTGSGTASAPYIALYLDATGRSNISLSFLLRDLETGPDDSVQQIAVQYRLNGTSAWTNVPGGYVADATAGPNSANPLLTTPVSVTLPSDANNAATLQVRIMTTNAVGNDEWVGIDDIRVSSGEKVKVPGTLSIADASTTEGDSGVHNIDFSVARVGGADGAVDATYTVTLPGGFGGASASDFGTSTFTGVVHFNDGQSTATISLPVLGDRLPEPNETFSITLSSPTGGATLDRATATGTIVNDEVLPLLIGQIQGEGHRSQFEGQKVITTGIVTAVDSNGFYLQDFGDDNARTSDAVFVFTSTAPDVFVGDSVSVEATVAEYRAGTGGLTVTELTAPSIELLGYDNALPDAVLIGKGGLTPPTQTIDDDGLKSYDPTTDGIDFWESLEGMRVTIDKPLVVSNTTADSYAETDVVASLGQGATGVNDRGGITISKGDFNPEKIQLQGDSAVFDGFKANYSIGDQLSSVTGVVNYAAARYEVVVTEAVTVTKDVTLTKEVTALKGDATHLTLATYNVENLDASDNKYDVLASNIVYNLRAPDIIALQEIQDADGAGKGSNLSGVQTAQGLINAISKISGAHYAYIEIAPDTANSTGGEPNGNIRNGYLYNLDRVSYVQGSAELITGSAYANSRKPLVATFEFNGQKITTIDVHLTSRGGSDPLWGATQPPADAGDASRTAQAAGVKAYINAHLADDPKLNIAVLGDWNGFAWEDAQTQLTDPAKGGVLTDLATALLPSEERYSYLFEGNAQQLDHILVTGGLAGKAQYDAVHLNSQFGGDRPTDHDPQLAMFDFGVAKAQVTQMIAADDVSVVPSSDPHVDAFATMDHWSHAMLLNQQLVYA, via the coding sequence GTGAGCGCAACCTACTGGAAGCTGGCGAATGGCGATCTGGTGCAGGACTGGTCGAACACCGGCCTGCTCGGCACCAATGACAGCTGGGACAATGTGCCGAGCATCGTCGGCTTTCGCGGCGACGGCCTGACCAGCGGCACGGGCACCGATCCGCGCACCATCACCGCCAGCAGCACGGTTGTGGACGTCAACGTCAACCAGACCAACCCGCTGACCTTCAACACCGGCGGCGTCACCGAATTCCAGCTGGCCAACCCGGTCGTTGCGCTCACCGGATCGGGCACCGCGTCGGCGCCCTATATCGCGCTCTATCTCGACGCGACCGGCCGCAGCAACATCAGCCTATCCTTCCTGCTGCGCGACCTCGAGACCGGTCCGGACGACTCGGTGCAGCAGATCGCCGTCCAGTATCGCCTCAACGGCACGAGCGCCTGGACCAACGTGCCCGGCGGCTATGTCGCCGATGCGACCGCCGGCCCGAACAGCGCCAACCCGCTGCTCACCACGCCGGTGAGCGTCACGTTGCCGTCGGACGCGAACAATGCGGCCACGCTGCAGGTGCGCATCATGACCACCAACGCGGTGGGCAATGACGAATGGGTCGGCATCGACGATATTCGCGTGAGCAGCGGCGAGAAGGTGAAGGTGCCGGGCACGCTCAGCATCGCGGACGCCTCGACCACCGAGGGCGACAGCGGCGTCCATAATATCGACTTCAGCGTCGCGCGCGTCGGCGGCGCCGATGGCGCGGTGGATGCCACCTACACGGTCACGCTGCCGGGCGGCTTCGGCGGCGCCAGCGCAAGCGATTTCGGCACGTCCACCTTCACCGGCGTGGTACACTTCAACGACGGCCAGTCGACCGCGACGATCTCGCTGCCGGTGCTGGGCGATCGCCTGCCCGAGCCGAACGAGACGTTCAGCATCACGCTTTCCAGCCCGACCGGCGGCGCGACGCTGGACCGGGCGACGGCGACCGGCACCATCGTCAATGACGAGGTGCTGCCGCTGCTGATCGGCCAGATCCAGGGCGAAGGCCATCGTTCGCAGTTCGAAGGCCAGAAGGTCATCACCACCGGCATCGTCACCGCGGTCGACAGCAACGGCTTCTATCTGCAGGATTTCGGCGACGACAATGCGCGCACCAGCGACGCCGTGTTCGTCTTCACCAGCACCGCGCCTGACGTGTTCGTGGGCGATTCGGTGTCGGTGGAGGCGACCGTCGCCGAATATCGCGCAGGCACCGGCGGGCTGACCGTCACCGAGCTCACCGCCCCCTCGATCGAGCTGCTGGGCTATGACAATGCGCTGCCCGACGCTGTGCTGATCGGCAAGGGCGGCCTGACGCCGCCGACCCAGACGATCGACGACGACGGCCTGAAGAGCTACGACCCCACCACGGACGGCATCGACTTCTGGGAATCGCTGGAAGGCATGCGCGTGACGATCGACAAGCCGCTCGTCGTCTCCAACACCACGGCTGACAGCTATGCCGAGACCGATGTGGTCGCGTCGCTCGGCCAGGGTGCCACCGGCGTCAACGATCGCGGCGGGATCACCATCTCCAAGGGCGACTTCAACCCGGAGAAGATCCAGCTCCAGGGCGACAGCGCCGTGTTCGACGGGTTCAAGGCCAATTATTCGATCGGCGACCAGCTGAGCAGCGTGACCGGCGTGGTGAACTATGCCGCCGCCCGCTACGAAGTGGTGGTCACCGAGGCCGTGACCGTCACCAAGGACGTGACGCTGACCAAGGAAGTGACCGCGCTCAAGGGCGATGCCACCCACCTCACGCTGGCCACCTACAATGTCGAGAATCTGGACGCGTCGGACAACAAGTACGACGTGCTGGCGAGCAACATCGTCTATAATCTGCGGGCGCCGGACATCATCGCGCTGCAGGAAATTCAGGATGCCGACGGCGCCGGCAAGGGCAGCAACCTTTCCGGCGTGCAGACCGCGCAGGGCCTGATCAACGCGATCAGCAAGATCAGCGGCGCGCATTACGCCTATATCGAAATCGCGCCCGATACCGCCAACTCGACCGGCGGCGAGCCCAACGGCAATATCCGCAACGGCTATCTCTACAATCTCGATCGTGTGTCCTACGTGCAGGGCAGCGCCGAGCTGATCACCGGTTCGGCCTATGCCAACAGCCGCAAGCCGCTGGTCGCGACCTTCGAGTTCAACGGGCAGAAGATCACCACGATCGACGTGCACCTCACCTCGCGCGGCGGCAGCGATCCGCTGTGGGGTGCCACCCAGCCGCCGGCCGATGCGGGCGATGCCTCGCGCACCGCACAGGCGGCCGGGGTGAAGGCCTATATCAACGCGCATCTGGCCGATGATCCCAAGCTGAACATCGCCGTGCTCGGCGACTGGAACGGCTTCGCCTGGGAGGATGCCCAGACCCAGCTGACCGATCCTGCCAAGGGCGGCGTGCTGACCGATCTGGCTACGGCGCTGCTGCCCAGCGAGGAGCGCTACAGCTATCTGTTCGAGGGCAATGCCCAGCAGCTGGATCACATCCTCGTCACCGGCGGTCTGGCTGGCAAGGCGCAGTATGACGCGGTGCACCTCAACTCGCAGTTCGGCGGCGATCGCCCGACCGATCACGATCCGCAGCTGGCCATGTTCGACTTCGGGGTCGCCAAGGCGCAGGTGACGCAGATGATCGCCGCAGACGACGTGTCCGTCGTGCCGTCGAGCGATCCGCACGTCGATGCGTTCGCGACCATGGATCACTGGTCGCATGCCATGTTGCTGAACCAGCAGCTGGTGTACGCCTGA
- a CDS encoding type I secretion system permease/ATPase, whose protein sequence is MVMFSAKGAERPFAPMREAVALCRRHLLAAAGFSAAVNLLYIAPTLYMLQVYDRVVPTQGVQTLLFLTLVLLFALGCLALLDRIRSRLLTRAGVVLNAALAPAVLDATIGRPDLPVARSAARELDALRATLGGPAMLALFDAPWTPIYIGVCFLVHPLIGAMALVGGIALAGIAWRNERATRAGLDRAQDVATQTYTAQDAMLGSADSVRALGMRRALVARQLRKREAMLALQTESGFHAGGYFTLTKFVRMALQSLALGLGAWLAVDNLISGGAIFAASFLIARALAPIELLIGSWKTLAQARHGYRDLDTLLATAVAKPEPTRLPAPQGGLLVEGVTILNAARDGMVLNGVSFAVAPGEVVAIVGPSGSGKSTLMRAIVGALPADRGTVRFDTAEIGDWDPERLARHIGYLPQDSVLFEGTIKENVARFEGELGAEPETVDAAVVAAADLVGARALVLRLPGGFDHRLGLGGRGVSAGQAQRIALARAVYGDPALYVLDEPNAHLDSEGDAALNAAITRLKAAGKTILVVSHKLGVLPVVDKMLVLRDGRVELYGPRDEVLAKIAPPNVRRMVPTVQGGSAA, encoded by the coding sequence ATGGTGATGTTTTCCGCGAAGGGGGCCGAACGCCCCTTCGCACCGATGCGCGAGGCGGTGGCGCTGTGCCGCCGCCATCTGCTCGCCGCCGCGGGGTTCAGCGCGGCGGTGAACCTGCTCTACATCGCGCCCACCTTGTACATGCTGCAGGTCTATGACCGGGTCGTGCCCACGCAGGGCGTGCAGACGCTGCTGTTCCTCACCCTTGTCCTTCTGTTCGCGCTGGGGTGCCTGGCGCTGCTCGATCGGATCCGCAGCCGTCTGCTGACCCGTGCCGGCGTGGTGCTGAACGCGGCGCTGGCCCCGGCGGTGCTCGATGCGACCATCGGGCGGCCCGACCTGCCGGTCGCGCGTTCGGCCGCCCGCGAGCTGGATGCCTTGCGCGCCACGCTCGGCGGTCCGGCGATGCTCGCGCTGTTCGATGCACCCTGGACGCCGATCTACATCGGCGTCTGCTTCCTCGTGCACCCGCTGATCGGCGCGATGGCGCTGGTGGGCGGGATCGCGCTCGCCGGCATCGCCTGGCGCAACGAGCGCGCCACCCGCGCCGGGCTGGATCGCGCCCAGGATGTCGCCACGCAGACCTATACCGCGCAGGATGCGATGCTCGGATCGGCCGACAGCGTCCGCGCGCTCGGCATGCGCCGCGCGCTCGTCGCCCGGCAGCTGCGCAAGCGCGAGGCGATGCTGGCGCTGCAGACCGAGAGCGGCTTCCATGCCGGCGGCTATTTCACCCTCACCAAGTTCGTGCGGATGGCGCTGCAGTCGCTGGCGCTGGGCCTTGGCGCGTGGCTGGCGGTGGACAATCTGATCTCGGGCGGCGCGATCTTCGCCGCGTCGTTCCTGATCGCGCGGGCGCTGGCCCCGATCGAGCTCCTGATCGGCAGCTGGAAGACGCTGGCCCAGGCACGCCACGGCTATCGCGATCTCGACACGCTGCTCGCCACCGCCGTCGCCAAACCCGAGCCGACCCGGCTGCCGGCTCCGCAGGGCGGGTTGCTGGTGGAGGGGGTGACCATCCTCAACGCCGCGCGCGACGGCATGGTGCTGAACGGCGTGTCCTTCGCGGTGGCACCGGGCGAGGTCGTCGCCATCGTCGGGCCGTCGGGCTCGGGCAAGTCGACCCTGATGCGCGCGATCGTGGGTGCGCTGCCCGCCGATCGCGGCACGGTCCGTTTCGATACGGCCGAGATCGGCGACTGGGATCCCGAGCGGCTGGCGCGCCATATCGGCTATCTGCCGCAGGACTCGGTGCTGTTCGAAGGCACCATCAAGGAGAATGTCGCCCGCTTCGAAGGCGAACTGGGCGCGGAGCCGGAGACGGTCGACGCGGCTGTGGTGGCCGCCGCCGATCTGGTCGGCGCGCGCGCGCTGGTCCTGCGTCTGCCCGGCGGCTTCGATCACCGGTTAGGGCTGGGCGGTCGCGGCGTTTCGGCCGGACAGGCACAGCGGATCGCGCTCGCACGTGCCGTCTATGGCGACCCTGCGCTGTACGTGCTCGACGAGCCCAACGCGCATCTCGATTCCGAAGGCGATGCCGCGCTCAACGCTGCGATCACGCGGCTCAAGGCGGCGGGCAAGACGATCCTCGTCGTCTCGCACAAGCTCGGCGTGCTGCCGGTAGTCGACAAGATGCTGGTGCTGCGCGACGGCCGCGTGGAGCTTTATGGCCCGCGCGACGAGGTGCTGGCCAAGATCGCGCCGCCCAATGTGCGCCGGATGGTGCCTACGGTGCAGGGGGGATCGGCGGCATGA
- a CDS encoding HlyD family type I secretion periplasmic adaptor subunit, translating to MNGAVIVQDPRPRPLAEQLGDPRRDIRLGLLVAGVFFVLFLGWAAFARLDAAATAPGVLEVSGQRQSVQHREGGVVGEIRVREGQRVVQGQLLLRLAAADVLAQERALSAQAIRLLAQRARLQAEQLGQGRVPTPAEFASLRGEDGDAAALAMRLQQGELDARRATLTAQRGALGQRAAQSAAQGRGYGTQVVSAGEQLRLVDEQLNALRPLAERGFVSRTRVRELERVKAELVGQRGQYAASVAQTREAARESELTALEADRSFRERTAADLRDVDTRLAEVLPKWVAARDQLARTEIRAPATGAVIGLSVFTPGGVIAPGQKLMDIVPERAPLRIQIRVALDDADDLQVGQATLVKFPGLHERRLPDLRGTLTRLSADALADEKTGAGYFTGEVTVPPEQIDLLRTVRGNRFELRAGMPAQVLVPLRKRTALDYALEPLVGAFWHSFREH from the coding sequence ATGAACGGAGCGGTGATCGTGCAGGATCCGCGGCCCCGGCCGCTCGCCGAGCAGCTGGGCGATCCCCGCCGCGACATCCGGCTTGGCCTGCTGGTTGCGGGGGTGTTCTTCGTGCTCTTCCTCGGCTGGGCGGCGTTCGCCCGGCTCGATGCCGCGGCGACCGCGCCCGGCGTGCTGGAGGTGTCGGGCCAGCGCCAGAGCGTGCAGCACCGCGAGGGCGGGGTGGTCGGCGAGATCCGGGTTCGCGAGGGCCAGCGCGTGGTGCAGGGGCAGCTGCTCCTCCGCCTCGCCGCGGCCGACGTCCTGGCGCAGGAGCGGGCGCTTTCCGCACAGGCCATCCGGCTGCTTGCGCAGCGCGCGCGGCTGCAAGCGGAGCAGCTGGGGCAGGGCCGGGTGCCCACGCCAGCGGAATTCGCCTCGCTGCGCGGCGAGGACGGCGATGCCGCCGCCTTGGCGATGCGCCTGCAGCAGGGCGAGCTCGACGCCCGTCGCGCGACCCTTACCGCGCAGCGCGGCGCGCTGGGTCAGCGGGCGGCGCAGTCGGCGGCACAGGGGCGAGGCTATGGCACCCAGGTCGTCTCCGCCGGGGAACAGCTGCGGCTGGTGGACGAGCAGTTGAACGCCCTGCGGCCGCTGGCCGAACGCGGCTTCGTCTCGCGGACCCGCGTGCGCGAGCTGGAGCGGGTGAAGGCCGAACTGGTCGGCCAGCGCGGCCAATATGCGGCCAGCGTCGCCCAGACCCGGGAAGCGGCGCGGGAGAGCGAGCTTACCGCGCTGGAGGCGGATCGCAGCTTTCGCGAGCGCACCGCCGCCGATCTCCGCGACGTCGACACGCGGCTGGCCGAGGTGCTGCCCAAATGGGTGGCCGCGCGCGACCAGCTGGCGCGTACCGAGATCCGCGCACCGGCCACCGGCGCGGTGATCGGCCTCAGCGTCTTCACTCCCGGCGGGGTGATCGCGCCGGGCCAGAAGCTGATGGACATCGTCCCCGAACGCGCACCCTTGCGGATCCAGATCCGCGTCGCGCTCGACGATGCCGATGATCTCCAGGTCGGGCAGGCGACACTGGTCAAGTTCCCCGGCCTCCACGAGCGCCGGCTGCCGGATCTGAGGGGCACGCTCACCCGCCTCTCGGCCGATGCGCTTGCCGACGAAAAGACGGGGGCCGGCTATTTCACCGGCGAGGTTACCGTGCCGCCCGAGCAGATCGATCTGCTGCGCACGGTGCGCGGAAACCGCTTCGAGCTGCGCGCCGGGATGCCCGCGCAGGTGCTGGTGCCGCTGCGCAAGCGCACCGCGCTCGATTATGCGCTGGAGCCGCTGGTCGGCGCCTTCTGGCATTCCTTCCGGGAGCATTGA
- a CDS encoding ANTAR domain-containing response regulator gives MRIVIVDDSGARASVLEEGLREAGYDDIHFVPPSGAFVARIERMAPDVVLMDLGSPSRDTLEEMLLVSRALAKPIAMFVDQSDESMIGAAIDAGVSAYVVDGLRKDRVKPILELAVRRFTAFSRMQTELDEARTALANRKTIDKAKAIVMAQRGLSEPEAYALLRSTAMNQGRRLIDVADALITASSLLGGGAA, from the coding sequence GTGCGGATCGTCATTGTCGATGACAGCGGAGCGCGCGCGTCGGTCCTCGAGGAGGGCCTGCGCGAGGCGGGCTATGACGACATCCATTTCGTGCCGCCGAGCGGCGCCTTCGTCGCGCGGATCGAGCGGATGGCGCCCGACGTCGTGCTGATGGATCTCGGCAGCCCCAGCCGCGACACGCTGGAGGAGATGCTGCTCGTCAGCCGCGCGCTGGCCAAGCCGATCGCGATGTTCGTCGACCAGTCCGATGAATCGATGATCGGCGCGGCGATCGACGCGGGCGTCTCGGCCTATGTCGTCGACGGCCTGCGCAAGGACCGGGTCAAGCCGATCCTGGAGCTGGCGGTGCGCCGGTTCACCGCCTTTTCGCGGATGCAGACCGAGCTGGACGAGGCGCGCACCGCGCTTGCCAACCGCAAGACGATCGACAAGGCGAAGGCGATAGTGATGGCGCAGCGCGGATTGAGCGAACCCGAGGCCTATGCGCTGCTGCGCTCGACGGCGATGAACCAGGGGCGGCGGCTGATCGACGTGGCCGACGCGCTGATCACCGCCAGCAGCCTGCTGGGGGGCGGCGCGGCATGA
- a CDS encoding CmpA/NrtA family ABC transporter substrate-binding protein, with protein sequence MTLVRAAFLPLTDSAVLVAARERGFAEAQGIDLELVRTTSWATLRDRLVYGQVQAAQMLAPLAVAVTLGLSQQPAALAAPFKLNSNGNMLVMSGEFAAALEPDLAARLADPLGTGHDFAAAIGLFRRKPIIGIVHRFSGHALMLRYWLGSVGVDPDRDVVLRVLPPSLTVEAMRLGEIDGFIAGDPWPAAAVAQGLAEAVAIGARIWQRGVEKVLALRTDWMEANAETVDRLLVALSGAARWCDDPANHASLAGMLARPDYVGEPAEWIEASLAGQLIPRSGAPAIDQSDFLLFHREATAFPWRSQALWIYSQLVRWHQAVPGAAAEAAAGAVFRPDVYRRALSGSGEPMPGASMKLEGAVGVSTGVGAHRGALTLGPDRFFDGRIFDPDRLDEYLAGFAQARG encoded by the coding sequence ATGACCCTGGTCCGCGCAGCCTTTCTGCCGCTCACCGACAGTGCCGTGCTGGTCGCCGCGCGCGAGCGCGGCTTTGCGGAGGCGCAGGGTATCGATCTCGAACTGGTGCGCACCACCAGCTGGGCGACGCTGCGCGACCGGCTGGTCTATGGCCAGGTACAGGCCGCCCAGATGCTCGCACCGCTGGCGGTGGCGGTGACGCTGGGCCTGAGCCAGCAGCCGGCCGCGCTGGCCGCGCCGTTCAAGCTCAACAGCAACGGCAACATGCTGGTGATGTCCGGCGAGTTCGCCGCGGCGCTGGAGCCGGATCTTGCCGCCCGGCTGGCCGATCCGCTGGGCACGGGGCATGATTTCGCGGCGGCGATCGGGCTGTTCCGGCGCAAGCCGATCATCGGCATCGTCCACCGCTTCTCGGGCCATGCGCTGATGCTGCGCTACTGGCTGGGCAGCGTCGGCGTCGATCCCGATCGTGACGTGGTACTGCGCGTGCTGCCGCCCTCGCTGACCGTGGAGGCGATGCGGCTGGGCGAGATCGACGGGTTCATCGCCGGCGATCCCTGGCCGGCCGCGGCGGTCGCGCAGGGCCTCGCCGAGGCGGTGGCGATCGGCGCGCGGATCTGGCAGCGCGGCGTGGAGAAGGTGCTGGCGCTGCGCACCGACTGGATGGAGGCGAACGCCGAGACGGTCGACCGGCTGCTGGTGGCGCTGAGCGGTGCCGCACGCTGGTGCGACGATCCGGCCAACCATGCCAGCCTGGCCGGAATGCTGGCGCGTCCCGACTATGTCGGCGAACCCGCGGAGTGGATCGAGGCGTCGCTGGCGGGGCAGCTGATCCCGCGAAGCGGCGCGCCGGCAATCGACCAGTCCGATTTCCTGCTGTTCCACCGCGAGGCGACGGCCTTTCCGTGGCGCAGCCAGGCGCTCTGGATCTATTCGCAGCTCGTCCGCTGGCACCAGGCCGTGCCGGGCGCCGCGGCGGAAGCGGCGGCCGGCGCGGTGTTCCGCCCGGACGTGTATCGGCGCGCCCTGAGCGGCAGCGGCGAGCCGATGCCGGGCGCGAGCATGAAGCTGGAAGGCGCGGTCGGCGTCTCGACCGGCGTGGGCGCGCATCGCGGCGCGCTGACGCTGGGGCCGGATCGGTTCTTCGATGGCCGCATCTTCGATCCCGACCGGCTCGACGAATATCTTGCCGGATTTGCTCAGGCACGCGGATAG
- a CDS encoding SulP family inorganic anion transporter: protein MTFNFSAYRRQWFLDGTTARRDLLAGIVVALALIPEAIGFSIIAGVDPRVGLYASVAIAMTIALIGGRPGMISAATAAVAVVVVPLVREHGVEYLFAATILMGLIQIVAGMLRLHLVMQFVSRSVITGFVNALAILIFLAQLPQLTGVGWETYAMVAAGLAIIYGLPRITKAVPSPLIAILVLSAISIFLGLPVNTVGDMGKLPQGLPSLALPQLPLTLETLRIIAPYSLTMAAVGLLESLLTAQIVDDMTDTDSNKRQECAGQGGSNIVAALFGGMGGCAMIGQSVINVTSGGRGRLSTFVAGAFLLFLLAVLGPYVGRVPMPALVAVMIMVSIGTFSWNSLPNLRRHPLPSSIVMLTTVVVVVATRDLSLGVLAGVLLSGLFFAGKVRRMFSVVRELSEDGTHATYRVTGAIFFASVDRFTRAFRSAEGADHVRIDVTTAHFWDISGVGALDKIVARLRRDGRAVEVTGYNRASADMVDRFALHDKTGVESGLAPH, encoded by the coding sequence ATGACCTTCAATTTCAGTGCGTACCGCCGCCAGTGGTTCCTCGACGGCACGACCGCCCGCCGCGATCTGCTCGCCGGAATCGTCGTAGCCTTGGCCTTGATTCCGGAAGCCATCGGGTTTTCGATTATCGCCGGCGTCGACCCTCGCGTCGGCCTCTACGCCTCCGTGGCGATCGCCATGACGATCGCCCTGATTGGCGGGCGGCCCGGAATGATCTCGGCCGCAACGGCGGCGGTGGCCGTCGTCGTCGTGCCGCTCGTTCGGGAACATGGGGTGGAGTACCTGTTCGCCGCGACGATACTGATGGGCCTGATCCAGATCGTCGCCGGCATGCTCCGCCTCCACTTGGTCATGCAGTTCGTATCGCGCTCGGTAATCACCGGATTCGTCAACGCTCTGGCCATCCTGATCTTCCTGGCGCAATTGCCGCAGCTTACGGGTGTCGGCTGGGAAACCTACGCGATGGTCGCGGCTGGCCTTGCGATCATCTACGGCCTTCCGCGCATCACCAAGGCGGTACCATCGCCGTTGATTGCGATCCTCGTCCTCAGCGCGATCAGCATTTTCCTGGGTCTGCCGGTCAACACGGTCGGCGATATGGGCAAGCTTCCCCAGGGGTTGCCGAGCCTTGCCCTTCCGCAGCTTCCCCTCACGCTCGAAACCCTTCGGATCATCGCTCCCTATTCGCTCACCATGGCGGCGGTAGGACTGCTGGAGTCGCTGCTCACGGCGCAGATCGTGGACGACATGACCGATACCGACAGCAACAAGCGTCAGGAATGCGCGGGGCAAGGTGGATCGAACATCGTCGCAGCCCTGTTCGGGGGCATGGGCGGCTGCGCGATGATCGGACAGTCCGTGATCAACGTGACCTCGGGCGGGCGTGGACGCCTGTCCACCTTTGTCGCAGGCGCGTTCCTGCTCTTCCTGCTGGCCGTGCTTGGTCCTTATGTCGGGCGGGTGCCGATGCCAGCACTGGTGGCGGTGATGATCATGGTCTCGATCGGCACCTTCAGCTGGAACTCTCTTCCCAATCTCCGTCGTCACCCCCTGCCGTCCTCCATCGTGATGCTGACCACCGTGGTCGTGGTGGTGGCGACGCGTGATCTGTCGCTTGGCGTGTTGGCGGGCGTCTTGCTCTCCGGCCTCTTCTTCGCCGGCAAAGTGCGCCGCATGTTCTCGGTGGTGCGCGAGCTCTCCGAAGACGGCACGCACGCGACGTACCGGGTCACGGGTGCGATCTTCTTCGCATCGGTGGATCGGTTCACGCGGGCCTTCCGGTCCGCCGAGGGCGCCGATCATGTGCGGATCGACGTGACGACGGCCCACTTCTGGGACATTTCCGGCGTGGGCGCTCTCGACAAGATCGTCGCGCGACTGCGTCGCGATGGACGCGCGGTGGAAGTGACCGGCTACAACCGGGCCAGCGCCGATATGGTTGACCGGTTTGCGCTTCACGACAAAACGGGGGTGGAATCGGGACTCGCGCCGCACTGA
- a CDS encoding nitrate/nitrite transporter, producing MATAFLDRRVHPSTGTTSNGSFWRSGHWPTLVAAFLYFDLAFMVWVLLGPLAPDIARTLHLTAAQKGLMVATPTLAGAFLRVVNGLLVDRIGPKRAGAISQLIVIGGLLAAWLLGVNSFGGTLALGVILGFAGASFAIALPLASRWYPAEHQGKAMGLAGMGNSGTVLAALFAPMLAKLFGWNAVLGLACIPLAIVFLVYLALAKDAPNPPPAKALIAYLHPLRSADAWWLMGFYAVTFGGFVGLAASLPIYFTDQFKLSTITAGYCTAACVFAGSLVRPLGGALADRIGGVKALTGVFLVAAAALAGVSVAPTLLAALGCFVVAMLALGTGNGSVFQLVPQRFQAEIGVMTGLVGMAGGVGGFYLASSLGVAKQLSGSFAPGFLVFAALALVALAGLVRVKKTWRATWTGAARI from the coding sequence ATGGCAACGGCATTTCTGGATCGACGCGTGCACCCATCCACCGGCACGACAAGCAACGGCAGCTTCTGGCGCAGCGGGCATTGGCCGACGCTGGTCGCCGCCTTTCTCTATTTCGATCTCGCCTTCATGGTCTGGGTGCTGCTCGGGCCGCTGGCGCCCGACATTGCGCGGACCCTGCACCTCACCGCCGCGCAGAAGGGCCTGATGGTCGCGACGCCGACGCTCGCCGGCGCGTTCCTGCGGGTCGTCAACGGGCTGCTGGTCGATCGGATCGGGCCAAAGCGCGCCGGCGCCATCAGCCAGCTGATCGTGATCGGCGGGCTGCTCGCGGCGTGGCTGCTGGGCGTGAACAGCTTCGGCGGGACGCTTGCCCTGGGCGTGATCCTGGGCTTTGCCGGCGCCAGCTTCGCGATCGCGCTGCCGCTCGCCAGCCGCTGGTATCCCGCCGAGCACCAGGGCAAGGCGATGGGGCTGGCCGGCATGGGCAATTCCGGTACCGTGCTCGCCGCGCTGTTCGCGCCTATGCTTGCCAAGCTGTTCGGCTGGAATGCGGTGCTGGGACTGGCGTGCATCCCGCTCGCGATCGTCTTCCTGGTCTATCTCGCGCTCGCCAAGGATGCGCCCAACCCGCCGCCCGCCAAGGCGCTGATTGCCTATCTCCACCCGCTCCGATCGGCGGATGCCTGGTGGTTGATGGGCTTCTACGCCGTCACCTTCGGCGGATTCGTGGGGCTGGCGGCATCGCTCCCGATCTATTTCACCGATCAGTTCAAACTGAGCACGATCACCGCCGGCTACTGCACCGCCGCCTGCGTGTTCGCAGGCTCGCTGGTCCGGCCACTGGGCGGCGCGCTGGCGGATCGCATCGGCGGCGTGAAGGCGCTGACCGGCGTGTTCCTCGTCGCTGCCGCAGCGCTGGCGGGCGTGAGCGTGGCGCCTACGCTGTTGGCGGCGCTCGGTTGCTTCGTCGTCGCCATGCTGGCGCTGGGCACCGGCAACGGATCGGTATTCCAGCTGGTGCCGCAGCGCTTTCAGGCGGAGATCGGCGTGATGACCGGGCTGGTCGGCATGGCCGGCGGCGTGGGTGGCTTCTACCTGGCCTCGTCGCTCGGGGTGGCCAAGCAGCTGTCGGGCAGCTTCGCGCCGGGCTTTCTGGTCTTTGCCGCGCTCGCGCTGGTGGCGCTGGCTGGGCTGGTCCGCGTGAAAAAGACCTGGCGAGCGACCTGGACGGGCGCGGCGCGGATATAA